Within the Scleropages formosus chromosome 8, fSclFor1.1, whole genome shotgun sequence genome, the region GGGTCATGATGTGTCGCCTAGGATGCGAATGTAAGCACATCACACCTCTGCTCAATCTTTTAATAAAGCCTGATTAAAACAAAAGCTATTCAAGGCTTTTCAGCCTGCTGTTCGCAGTTCTCTGGAAAAATACTAAATTACAGAGAAGCTTTACATGGCCAAACACACCACAAAGGTTTGCAGTATTATTTCTCATCATGTAATCTCTAATTTCAACCTACAGGATGTTGTATTCCAGATAGAAAACAATAACTGTTAAAGACAGCAACAAGAAGGTGACAAGAGACTAGAGCAGGAACTGGATGCTTCCAGATCAACTGAATGACTTGTTTACCTGCTTCTCACGCACTGTCACAAACCCCTAGAAACAACAGCAACGTGGTTGTGGAAAATACCACCAAGCACATACTTAAGATGTGCTGACAACTACTAGCCAAATACTAATAATTAAAACCTGGGGAGGGCTGTTCGAACACACGCACCTCTCAGCATTGTTTGTTGTTAGTATATGCCTggcctgttctgggtgtgtatTAGCTGTACCTGgtctgttgtgtgtttctgcactaAGCCTTCATAAATAAACTCGTGGTATCGAGGATcgggtgtgtgtgatgtattcTGGTCACTGTGTCTGCTGCATTTTGGTGGGTGTAGTACCCGATCATCATGTCTCCATGACAGGTTGGATTGTCTATGTTCGTGGTGTGTAAACATACCGCGAGTTGTGCTGTGGTCTGATGTATGCCGCGTGTGTTCAATCAACGTATATTTTGGTGTATGCGGTACCTGATGTCTCCATCTGAACAGGCTCGGAGTGTCGATGTTCGGGTGTGTATCATCCTCGTCGTCCGAAACTTCGATGTGGTCCCACACGCTGTAGTCTATCGTCGTCATCTCCCTGTTCCCCTTTGCTCGTTGAAAGCTTTTTTAAGAAAGGAATTCAGCTGTCCAGAAgcattaaactttaaaataaaaaaacgggGAGAGttatctgttttattaatgCGCAGCTGTGACAGTTTAACTGCCTTAGCCGGGAAACGCGCTTTCAACAGAGGAAAGAACCATCCAGAACTAGCGTTTGCAGGGACGTAaggctgcccagcatcacgtgACCGACGTAAGGCGCTGCGTCGGTCCGGGGTTGCATGACATACGCTGTAGACGTATGCACCACAGGCCGTCCGTCATACATGCAATATTCTCCTACCTACAATAATGATTATAACTATAAATATGGTTCTTTAAGTAAACTGAGCACAGAAGTTCTCAAATTTGTTAGTGTTGCAGATTTGGCGAGCTGAGTCACAGCGGACCCGCGCTTTCTAGAAATCTCGACCTTTTTCTGGTCCTACACGTCATCTTAAAGCGACAGACCGTTGACTGTATTACTGTTACCGAAGTCGACACAATGGGTCATCTTTTTTATCAAATTTAGCAATGTGATTTCATGTTATAAGTGAAGTTGCTCTAGCGGTTACGAcgttgtgttaaaaaaaaaatacatgttgaCTAATTATCGAAagattttcctttcattttttgtgttctgAGAAAACTAGAAACGTTGCATTTCCAACACAATAGAGAAAACATAGACTTTATTAGTAAGTATTATgtcatgtaatatatatatattttaaaaagagattGTGTACAGCTACAACAGTAACAATCCTCCAGGTACAGTTTCTTAGCACAGAACTTCAAATGCAAGAACACCAATCCAATGTAATTCCCAGACATAAAGGCACAGTGAGGCTGGTGTGATAGGACTTTTCTTTCAAGGGACATCTGGTACGTGTTTAAGTTTCACACCTgaaaaaaaatagcaggaaaAAGCAGTTTAAGACGTGTGTAAACCAAGATATATGCATCATACAGAGATAAACTTACCAGGAAAggatttctttaaaattctcTGCTCTTTGCTACACGTAACACTACGCTCctagaaaagcagaaaacacagagaTGCATTTAAACGTGTATGAACACAAGAGATGTGCAAAACCAGCCAACACAAAAAAGTGCTCTTGCATGAAGTAGATCTACAGCATTTGCGCAGCAAAGGTCATGCCTCTGGACTTGTGCTTGATGGTGAACTGCTTGTTCTTCATTCCCAGCCGGTTGGTGGAGGTGCAAGTGTAGATCCCAGGTGACAAGGAGGAGGAAATAAACACTGCCTGGTCATCTGATTCCTTCTCCCGAGAGTGTGAGATGTTCCAGGAGTACACAGGAGGAGGGTTTCCCTGAGCTGTGCAGTTCAATGTCACCTCATCACCCTTATTCACCTCTATGATCTCTGCATTGGGACTGAGGAAGTAGGGGGCATCTAGGAGAAGAAACCCAGTTACTTAAcacatgcatttgtgtgtgtgtgttttttttaaagctactATGATGTATGTACATTGAGTGTATCATTGCACAGTTCCGTTATGGTGCTTTCTAAGGCTGAGAGCTCACACATCTAAACACTGAGGGTTAATGGCATTTGGTGTGgaataaacaaaatgtgtacTTTGTGAGGGTATCTCTTTAATTCATTTCATGAGCAATGCTGTGTTTTCCAAACAAGAAGCACAGAtgtcctgctgctcctctgaTGGCTTATCAAGAGCATGCTTCTGGCTGTCACTTTCCTGTCATGGTTCCTGCCTATATTTATAGGCAACACAAAGCGACAACTTCCACGACTGGTTACAACACAGTGCGTGatcggccagcaggtggcagaatGAGGTACGTTTTGTGGCTAACAAATACTATGGAAACGTTGCCAAAATGGCGCTCAATTGTGACAAAAACGAGACAGTATATGATTTGTTACTGCTTAACAGTTGAAAGTTATATGTGGTGGatatgtaaaattaaagaacaaaactgcatttcattttgtttagaCATGTATACGAACATTCATGGTTACACAGATGGCGCAGTATTAATTTAGTGACAGAATTTCAGATTCCCATTTATAAACTTTGCTTGATGGTACACGCATAGCAATGTTGGTggcacagacagacagtacTGACATGTACAGTGATACTGCTACTGGAAATAAATAGTACTGATTGACTCACACTGCACAGTAATACTGAGAGGCTCTGATGTCATATTAAGAGGGGGTTGTGGTCCTTCTGGTCCCAGGTCCAGCTCTGCCACACACCTGTACTGAGCTCCATCATCTGCTCTACGGGGGGTAATCAGGAGGGTGGAGGACACTTGGACAGGTGAGGCTGGTGTGAGGTCAGAGAATGTGTGATTGTAGACTTCTGTCTGCTCTCTAAACCACCTGAGGTTGAGGTACTGGACAGGAGCAATGTTGTGGACCTCGCACTGGAGCTGGTACTGTCTCCCCTCCTGCATTGGGCCCGTTTGGTTCAGAGAGCTGATTGATACGCTGTCAGGAGTCTCTGTAGATAAAAAGATCAAGC harbors:
- the LOC108935830 gene encoding intercellular adhesion molecule 5-like, coding for MEFMKLILVLSMLCLADGYSCSLELRPARAVVAFGDPISVSCVASRPVRVLGWEAAVGAANTQRDLTVQWGVDSLTDWIEEPICYGVFFTAPRQCEEKLHLVLYKTPDSVSISSLNQTGPMQEGRQYQLQCEVHNIAPVQYLNLRWFREQTEVYNHTFSDLTPASPVQVSSTLLITPRRADDGAQYRCVAELDLGPEGPQPPLNMTSEPLSITVQYAPYFLSPNAEIIEVNKGDEVTLNCTAQGNPPPVYSWNISHSREKESDDQAVFISSSLSPGIYTCTSTNRLGMKNKQFTIKHKSRGA